One genomic region from Salinicola endophyticus encodes:
- a CDS encoding acetyl-CoA carboxylase biotin carboxylase subunit — protein sequence MFKKLLIANRGEIAVRIVRACAEMGIRSVAIYTEPDRFSLHVKGADESHFVGEEPLAGYLDAHRLVNLARETGCDAIHPGYGFLSESAEFARICTQAGITFVGPSAEVIARMGDKTAARAAMREAGVPVTPGSAGNLPDRDAALEVAAEIGYPVMLKATSGGGGRGIRRCDDESQLKQAWERVISEATKAFGSAEVFMEKCVVDPHHIEVQILADAHGNVIHLFERDCSIQRRNQKLIEIAPSPQLTPELRSYVGKMAVRAAEAVGYENAGTVEFLVKDNEVYFMEMNTRVQVEHTITEAITGIDIVREQLRVAAGERLAFRQADVVHHGYAIQFRINAEDPKNDFLPSFGRITRYYAPGGPGVRTDTAIYTGYTIPPYFDSMCLKLIVWGMTWEETLNRGIRALNDMRLQGVKTTTPYYQEILRHPDFRAGHFDTGFVPAHPELLNYSVKRNPEEVALAIAAAIAAHAGL from the coding sequence GTGTTCAAGAAGCTGCTAATTGCCAACCGCGGCGAGATCGCCGTGCGTATTGTACGAGCCTGCGCCGAGATGGGCATCCGTTCGGTGGCGATCTACACCGAGCCGGATCGCTTCTCGCTCCACGTCAAGGGGGCCGACGAGTCGCACTTCGTCGGCGAGGAGCCGCTGGCCGGCTATCTCGACGCCCACCGGCTGGTCAATCTGGCCCGCGAGACCGGTTGTGATGCAATCCATCCCGGTTACGGCTTTCTCTCCGAGAGCGCTGAATTCGCGCGTATCTGCACCCAGGCGGGGATCACCTTCGTCGGCCCCAGCGCCGAGGTCATCGCGCGCATGGGTGACAAGACCGCTGCTCGCGCAGCGATGCGCGAGGCGGGAGTGCCGGTGACCCCGGGCTCAGCGGGCAATCTGCCCGATCGCGACGCAGCGCTGGAGGTGGCCGCGGAGATCGGCTACCCGGTAATGCTCAAGGCGACTTCCGGCGGCGGCGGTCGCGGTATTCGTCGCTGTGACGACGAGAGCCAGCTCAAGCAGGCCTGGGAGCGGGTGATCTCGGAGGCAACCAAGGCCTTCGGTAGCGCCGAAGTGTTCATGGAGAAGTGCGTTGTCGACCCGCACCATATCGAAGTACAGATTCTCGCCGATGCCCACGGCAACGTGATCCATCTGTTCGAGCGTGACTGCTCGATCCAGCGCCGCAACCAGAAGCTGATCGAGATCGCGCCCAGCCCCCAGCTCACCCCGGAGCTGCGCAGCTATGTGGGCAAGATGGCGGTGCGCGCGGCCGAGGCGGTGGGCTACGAGAATGCCGGTACCGTGGAATTCCTCGTCAAGGACAACGAGGTCTATTTCATGGAGATGAACACCCGGGTCCAGGTCGAGCACACCATCACCGAGGCGATCACCGGCATCGACATCGTGCGTGAACAGCTGCGCGTGGCGGCGGGGGAGCGTCTCGCCTTCCGCCAGGCGGATGTCGTCCACCACGGCTATGCGATCCAGTTCCGGATCAACGCCGAGGATCCCAAGAACGACTTCCTGCCCAGCTTCGGTCGCATTACCCGCTACTACGCCCCGGGCGGGCCGGGCGTGCGTACCGACACCGCGATCTACACCGGCTACACCATTCCGCCCTATTTCGACTCGATGTGCCTCAAACTGATCGTCTGGGGCATGACCTGGGAAGAAACGCTGAATCGCGGTATCCGCGCGCTCAACGACATGCGCCTGCAGGGGGTCAAGACGACCACGCCGTACTATCAGGAAATTCTGCGCCATCCCGATTTTCGCGCCGGCCACTTCGATACCGGCTTCGTGCCGGCGCACCCGGAGCTGCTCAACTACTCCGTCAAACGCAACCCGGAAGAGGTAGCGCTGGCGATCGCCGCGGCGATCGCCGCGCATGCCGGCCTTTGA
- a CDS encoding LysR family transcriptional regulator, producing MSRPNLLNRLTFRQLQVFQAVHRQQSYSRAAEQLGLTQPAVSAQIRQLEQALGQPLFKYAGKTLHVLPAADALSASVQSIFGQVSSLQMELSELAGTIRGELNLAAVSTAQYVVPHILARFRARYPEVQVRLRVCNRVQALERLAERRDDLVIMGMVPDDPNLVFMPILDNELIPVVWPGHPLVTAERPTLEDFARHYILMREPGSGARTAFEDFAARERISLHHTIELGTNEAIKQGVMAHLGVAVLPRLAVQLELASNLLASPTLPGFPLRRSWCTVYPKDRYPTPVTELFLRFVRELLPELNAHFRAPMTPIDTPTLVCLPSADA from the coding sequence ATGTCGCGCCCCAACCTGCTCAATCGCCTGACATTCCGGCAGCTCCAGGTGTTCCAGGCCGTCCATCGGCAGCAGTCCTACTCGCGGGCCGCCGAGCAGCTGGGGCTGACGCAGCCCGCGGTGAGCGCGCAGATCCGTCAGCTAGAACAGGCACTCGGCCAGCCGCTGTTCAAGTACGCCGGCAAGACGCTGCACGTGTTGCCGGCGGCAGATGCACTCTCGGCCTCGGTGCAGTCGATCTTCGGTCAGGTGTCGAGCCTGCAGATGGAGCTGTCGGAGCTGGCGGGAACGATTCGCGGGGAGCTCAACCTGGCGGCGGTCTCCACCGCGCAGTATGTGGTACCGCATATCCTGGCGCGCTTTCGCGCGCGCTACCCGGAGGTGCAGGTGCGGCTACGCGTATGCAATAGGGTACAGGCGCTGGAGCGGCTCGCCGAGCGGCGCGACGATCTGGTGATCATGGGAATGGTGCCGGACGACCCGAACCTGGTGTTCATGCCGATCCTGGATAACGAACTGATCCCGGTGGTGTGGCCGGGGCATCCGCTGGTGACCGCCGAGCGGCCGACGCTGGAGGATTTTGCGCGCCACTATATCCTGATGCGCGAACCCGGCTCGGGAGCGCGCACGGCATTCGAGGATTTCGCCGCCCGCGAGCGCATCTCACTGCATCACACCATCGAGCTGGGGACCAACGAGGCGATCAAGCAGGGGGTGATGGCGCACCTCGGCGTGGCGGTGCTGCCGCGCCTGGCAGTGCAGCTCGAACTGGCCTCGAACCTGCTCGCCAGCCCCACCCTGCCGGGCTTCCCGCTACGCCGTTCATGGTGCACCGTTTACCCCAAGGATCGCTACCCCACCCCGGTGACGGAGCTGTTCCTGCGTTTCGTGCGCGAACTGCTGCCGGAACTCAACGCCCACTTCCGCGCCCCGATGACCCCGATCGACACCCCGACCCTGGTCTGCTTACCCAGCGCCGACGCCTGA
- the lipB gene encoding lipoyl(octanoyl) transferase LipB: MAELELYRLGRAPYRPVWEAMSRFTDTRDGASADQLWLVQHDPVFTQGRAGKPEHLLLPGDIPVVASDRGGQVTYHGPGQIVLYPLLDVRRLGVGVRELVSLLEQAVIDLLAVHGIDAQARADAPGVYVGARKIASLGLRIRRGCSFHGVALNVDMDLAPFSRINPCGYAGLEMTQLRDLGVVAPDLDAEATRLAGCFAARLGATLVERADQPATLTANAMA; this comes from the coding sequence ATGGCCGAGCTGGAGCTCTATCGCCTGGGGCGCGCCCCCTATCGCCCGGTATGGGAGGCGATGTCGCGCTTTACCGATACCCGCGACGGTGCGAGTGCCGATCAGCTGTGGCTGGTGCAGCATGACCCGGTCTTCACCCAGGGGCGGGCGGGCAAGCCCGAGCACTTGCTGCTGCCGGGAGACATTCCGGTGGTGGCCAGTGATCGCGGGGGCCAGGTGACCTACCACGGCCCCGGGCAGATCGTGCTCTATCCGCTGCTCGACGTCCGCCGGCTGGGCGTCGGCGTGCGTGAGCTGGTTAGCCTGCTGGAGCAGGCGGTGATCGACCTGCTCGCCGTTCACGGCATCGACGCCCAGGCGCGAGCCGATGCCCCCGGCGTCTATGTCGGCGCGCGCAAGATCGCCTCGCTGGGGCTGCGTATCCGGCGTGGCTGCAGTTTTCACGGTGTCGCGCTCAACGTCGATATGGATCTGGCCCCGTTCTCGCGTATCAATCCGTGCGGTTACGCCGGGCTCGAGATGACCCAGCTGCGCGACCTCGGCGTCGTGGCGCCGGACCTCGACGCGGAAGCCACTCGGCTTGCCGGTTGCTTCGCCGCGCGTCTGGGCGCCACCCTGGTCGAGCGCGCTGACCAGCCGGCGACTCTGACAGCGAACGCGATGGCCTGA
- a CDS encoding GAF domain-containing protein produces MIAPSSPDNEQARLSALHKLELLDTQADNGFDRLTELATQIFDVPMSMITLVDEDRQWFKSRQGLSVCETPRRISFCGHVVADGVPLVIHNALKDARFADNPLVLGAPFIRFYAGYPLFVESGACIGTLCLIGTLPRAFDEGDMDRLRLMAALAEELVSLHVLRVQTSRGDT; encoded by the coding sequence ATGATTGCTCCCTCATCTCCCGACAATGAACAGGCGCGCCTCTCCGCGCTGCACAAGCTCGAGCTGCTGGACACTCAGGCCGACAACGGCTTCGACCGTCTGACCGAACTGGCCACGCAGATCTTCGACGTGCCGATGTCGATGATCACCCTGGTCGACGAGGATCGGCAGTGGTTCAAGTCGCGTCAGGGGCTCAGTGTGTGCGAGACACCGCGGCGTATCTCCTTCTGCGGGCACGTGGTAGCCGATGGGGTGCCGCTGGTGATCCACAACGCGCTGAAGGATGCGCGCTTCGCCGACAATCCGCTGGTGCTCGGCGCCCCGTTCATCCGCTTCTATGCCGGCTATCCGCTGTTCGTCGAGTCCGGGGCGTGCATCGGCACGCTGTGCCTGATCGGCACGCTGCCGCGCGCCTTCGACGAAGGCGACATGGATCGCCTGCGCCTGATGGCGGCACTCGCCGAGGAGCTGGTGTCGCTGCACGTGCTGCGCGTACAGACGTCCCGCGGCGACACCTGA
- the lipA gene encoding lipoyl synthase — MTETTVMQTPESNKPGRVERGVKLRGAEKVARIPVKVIPTETLPKKPDWLRVRMPVSPQVTHIKQTLRKHGLHTVCEEASCPNLGECFSGGTATFMIMGDICTRRCPFCDVAHGRPNALNDKEPRELAEAIAEMGLNYVVVTSVDRDDLRDGGAQHFADCIREIRRDSPEIEIEVLVPDFRGRMQVALDILEGEAPDVFNHNLETVPSLYRKVRPGADYQWSLDLLKGYKARRPEVMTKSGLMLGVGETDEQVIEVMRDLRAHDVDMLTLGQYMQPSRNHLPVDRWVHPSTFDWFAEQGRAMGFTHVASGPLVRSSYHADKQAHGVEVK, encoded by the coding sequence ATGACCGAGACCACCGTCATGCAAACGCCCGAGTCGAACAAGCCGGGACGTGTCGAGCGCGGCGTCAAGCTGCGCGGCGCGGAGAAGGTCGCGCGCATCCCCGTCAAGGTCATCCCGACCGAGACGCTGCCCAAGAAGCCCGACTGGCTGCGCGTGCGCATGCCGGTCTCGCCCCAGGTCACGCATATCAAGCAGACGCTGCGCAAGCACGGCCTGCACACGGTGTGCGAAGAGGCCTCGTGCCCCAATCTGGGCGAGTGCTTCAGCGGTGGCACCGCGACCTTCATGATCATGGGCGACATCTGCACCCGGCGCTGCCCGTTCTGCGATGTCGCCCACGGCCGCCCCAATGCGCTCAACGACAAGGAGCCGCGCGAGCTGGCCGAAGCGATCGCCGAGATGGGCCTCAACTACGTGGTGGTGACCTCGGTCGATCGTGACGACCTGCGCGACGGGGGCGCCCAGCACTTCGCCGACTGTATCCGCGAGATTCGCCGCGACAGCCCCGAGATCGAGATCGAAGTGCTGGTGCCCGACTTCCGTGGGCGTATGCAGGTGGCGCTGGACATCCTCGAAGGGGAGGCGCCGGATGTCTTCAACCACAACCTGGAGACGGTGCCATCGCTCTACCGCAAGGTGCGTCCCGGCGCCGACTATCAGTGGTCGCTGGATCTGCTCAAAGGTTACAAGGCGCGCCGCCCGGAAGTGATGACCAAGTCCGGCCTGATGCTCGGCGTCGGCGAGACCGACGAACAGGTGATCGAGGTCATGCGCGATCTGCGCGCCCATGACGTCGACATGCTCACCCTGGGGCAGTACATGCAGCCGTCGCGCAACCACTTGCCGGTGGATCGCTGGGTGCATCCGAGTACCTTCGACTGGTTCGCCGAGCAGGGCAGGGCGATGGGCTTCACCCATGTCGCCTCGGGGCCGCTGGTGCGCTCCTCCTATCACGCCGACAAGCAAGCCCACGGCGTCGAAGTGAAGTGA